In Brachypodium distachyon strain Bd21 chromosome 2, Brachypodium_distachyon_v3.0, whole genome shotgun sequence, one genomic interval encodes:
- the LOC100823153 gene encoding F-box protein At1g67340, translating to MRTRSGSLYSPCGGREPAPPAVGQKRKRSPAQSAAAADGESHGRRKRQAPGLDYLDELPDDLVLSILSKLAASASSPSDLLSVHLTCKRLNGLGHQDMVFANASPASLAVKAAAWSEPAQRFLKRCADAGNLEACYILGMIRFYCLGSRSGGAAMLAKAAVGGHPAALYSLAVIQFNGSGGAKSDRDLRAGAALCARSAALGHVDALRELGHCLQDGYGVRRDAAEGRRLLVAANARELSLALASANHRAFASLPLVPGANAGAGAGAGCPLLSDFGWSLPEAEPHTANLFMSDWWASRGVQATAKKSSGTDEAAGAEGELRLCSHLRCGRKETRRHEFRRCSVCGAANYCSRACQALDWKRAHKVQCVPMDRWLPAAAADAAQAQ from the exons ATGAGGACGCGGAGCGGGTCTCTCTACTCCCCTTGCGGCGGCCGTGAGCCGGCGCCACCGGCGGTCGggcagaagaggaagaggtcGCCGGcgcagtccgccgccgccgccgacggcgagaGCCATGGGCGGCGGAAGCGGCAGGCTCCGGGGCTTGACTACCTCGACGAGCTCCCCGACGACCTCGTCCTCTCCATCCTCTCCaagctcgccgcctccgcctcctcgccctccGACCTCCTCTCCGTCCACCTAAC GTGCAAGCGGCTGAACGGGCTGGGCCACCAGGACATGGTGTTCGCCAACGCTTCGCCGGCGTCGCTCGCCGTGAAGGCGGCCGCGTGGTCGGAGCCCGCGCAGCGGTTCCTCAAGCGctgcgccgacgccggcaACCTCGAGGCCTGCTACATTCTCGGCATG ATCCGGTTCTACTGCCTGGGcagccgcagcggcggcgcggcgatgctggcgaaggcggcggtgggcgggcACCCGGCGGCGCTCTACTCGCTGGCGGTCATCCAGTtcaacggcagcggcggcgccaagTCGGACCGCGACCTCCGCGCCGGGGCGGCCCTGTGCGCGCGCTCCGCGGCGCTGGGACACGTCGACGCGCTCCGCGAGCTCGGGCACTGCCTCCAGGATGGCTACGGGGTGCGCCGCGACGCGGCCgagggccgccgcctcctcgtcgctGCCAACGCGCGCGAGCTCTCCCTCGCCCTCGCCAGCGCCAACCACCGCGCCTTCGCCTCGCTCCCCCTCGTCCCCGGCGCCAacgcgggcgccggcgcagggGCCGGGTGCCCGCTCCTGTCCGACTTCGGGTGGAGCctcccggaggcggagccgCACACGGCGAACCTCTTCATGTCCGACTGGTGGGCGTCCCGCGGCGTGCAGGCGACCGCGAAGAAGAGCTCCGGCACCGACGAGGCCGCGGGCGCCGAGGGCGAGCTCCGGCTGTGCTCCCACCTGCGGTGCGGGCGAAAGGAGACGAGGCGGCACGAGTTCCGGCGCTGCTCCGTGTGCGGCGCCGCCAACTACTGCTCCCGCGCGTGCCAGGCGCTCGACTGGAAGCGCGCGCACAAGGTCCAGTGCGTCCCCATGGACCGCtggctccccgccgccgccgccgacgccgcccaAGCCCAATGA